In Bacteroidota bacterium, one genomic interval encodes:
- a CDS encoding carboxypeptidase regulatory-like domain-containing protein gives MNLRDSFLRVLMFSLLIAFAALPAFGQGVTTSSMRGNIFDEAGETLPGANAIATHDPSGTQYGATTNVQGVFNIRGMRVGGPYTIEVSFVGFQTYTLDNVYLKLGETFQLNAALFEEAVELDGIEVVASGGVFDPSRVGTGTSINEERLNYTPTIGRDLADFTRLTPQAYVENDDDDGPAISIAGQNNRYNAIYIDGTVNNDVFGLSAQGTNGGQTGSTPISIDAIEEFQINISPYDVTQSGFTGGSINAVTRSGTNTFEGSVYSYLRNEAFVGKTPGVQADFLGIDRESLADFSSNRYGIRLGGPIIKNKLFFFANAELLRSETPQDFQDYLGTSAGRLDELRNTLISSTGYDPGDFGDKVSSLDDNKILAKIDWNINNTNKLSLRHSYSDSENIDAFRSRSTTLNYGNNSEFFPNKTNSTALELNSTFGTQFANKLLIGFTRVEDDRGITGNPFPEVIINDGDGEIFLGSEPFSTANILEQDIFTITNNFNLFSGNHTWTFGAHLEFYDIGNLFIPRNFGSYEYDSLDDFLQSLDAIGNPDVDPVAPRVFQRGYSLVDGVAGDGTNAIGAFKAMQVGFYAQDEWQVNEDLRLTYGLRVDFPKVTSTPGFVPDALTTTIPDIEAQYDLNGATPGQTPDALPYFSPRVGFNYDVNGDQTLQLRGGVGVFTGRVPFVWPGSMFLNNGTNSGYIFNFGGTLPSGDAVPFIADPQQQLTGADFGQSDIPSGRLEIFEEGFRYPQVLRTSLALDRDFGNGLIGTLEGQFTKTLSNILVTNVNLNPSAVAVTSGVGSRPFYNGDIVIDPRYSAVHRVGNTSEGHSFDITASLSKAFREALGRDSDLILSGSYTFGDAFAVNDGTSSQINTLWRSVEVADNLPNELSLTRSDFSIGHRLLASVTVRKEFLNNLGTTVSLFYTGQSGRPFNYTIDNSDALVNAPGYRDFGLLFVPNSASDFVWEGDAAASAAALDAFIESSDYLSDRRGDFAQRNGSRLPFENIFDFKFSQELFANLGSRRTKLEFTLDIFNIGNMLNKDWGLRYDKFTSSSNGGFELVEFRGFVDAANNDFTPIYRLEFNPERTPTEDDFFKDQIKDSGSYSSRWFMQMGFRYTF, from the coding sequence ATGAACCTCAGAGACTCCTTCTTGCGGGTTTTGATGTTTAGCCTCCTGATTGCTTTTGCTGCACTGCCGGCGTTCGGCCAGGGCGTTACAACATCTTCCATGCGTGGTAACATCTTTGACGAAGCAGGTGAAACCCTGCCAGGCGCCAATGCAATTGCTACCCACGATCCTTCCGGCACGCAGTACGGTGCCACCACAAACGTTCAGGGTGTGTTCAACATCCGCGGTATGCGCGTTGGTGGACCATACACAATCGAAGTAAGCTTCGTCGGCTTCCAGACCTACACACTGGACAATGTGTACCTGAAGCTTGGTGAGACCTTCCAGCTCAACGCTGCGCTCTTCGAAGAAGCTGTCGAACTCGACGGTATCGAAGTTGTCGCCAGTGGCGGCGTATTTGACCCAAGCCGCGTTGGTACAGGCACAAGCATCAACGAAGAACGCCTGAACTACACCCCAACCATCGGTCGGGACCTGGCTGACTTCACGCGCCTCACGCCTCAGGCTTACGTTGAAAACGACGACGATGATGGCCCAGCCATCTCAATCGCCGGCCAGAACAACCGCTACAACGCGATCTACATTGATGGTACAGTAAACAATGACGTCTTTGGCCTGTCTGCACAGGGTACCAACGGCGGCCAGACCGGCTCTACGCCGATCTCTATCGACGCCATCGAAGAGTTCCAGATCAACATCTCTCCTTATGATGTTACACAGAGCGGTTTCACAGGCGGTTCTATCAACGCGGTTACCCGCTCTGGTACAAACACCTTTGAAGGCTCAGTTTACTCTTACCTGAGAAACGAAGCCTTTGTAGGAAAAACGCCAGGTGTTCAGGCTGACTTCCTGGGTATCGATCGCGAATCACTGGCAGACTTCTCCAGCAATCGCTATGGTATTCGCCTCGGTGGCCCGATCATCAAGAACAAATTGTTCTTCTTCGCCAATGCTGAACTCCTGCGTTCAGAAACGCCACAGGACTTCCAGGATTACCTGGGCACGTCTGCCGGCCGGCTTGATGAGCTTCGTAACACACTGATCAGCTCCACGGGCTACGACCCGGGCGACTTCGGCGACAAAGTGTCTTCCCTGGATGACAATAAAATCCTCGCCAAGATCGACTGGAACATCAACAACACCAACAAGCTGAGCCTGCGTCACAGCTACTCAGATTCAGAGAACATTGATGCTTTCAGAAGCCGGTCAACAACCCTCAATTATGGCAACAACTCTGAGTTCTTTCCGAACAAAACGAACTCTACGGCGCTTGAGCTGAACAGCACGTTTGGCACCCAGTTCGCCAACAAGTTGCTCATTGGTTTCACCCGGGTTGAAGACGACCGTGGTATCACGGGCAATCCATTCCCTGAAGTTATCATCAACGATGGCGACGGTGAGATTTTCCTTGGCTCTGAGCCTTTCTCTACCGCCAACATCCTTGAGCAGGATATCTTCACGATTACCAACAACTTCAACCTGTTCTCGGGCAACCACACCTGGACGTTCGGTGCACACCTGGAGTTTTATGACATTGGTAACCTGTTCATTCCACGTAACTTCGGTTCATACGAATACGATAGCCTGGACGACTTCCTGCAGTCGCTCGACGCCATTGGCAATCCAGACGTTGATCCAGTAGCACCGCGTGTTTTCCAGCGTGGCTATTCACTGGTTGACGGAGTAGCCGGCGACGGCACCAATGCAATTGGCGCGTTCAAAGCCATGCAGGTTGGTTTCTATGCGCAGGACGAATGGCAGGTGAACGAAGACTTGCGTCTGACCTATGGTCTCCGCGTAGACTTCCCGAAAGTTACTTCGACACCAGGCTTCGTTCCCGATGCGTTAACGACAACCATACCGGACATCGAAGCCCAGTACGACCTGAACGGCGCAACACCAGGCCAAACACCTGATGCGCTGCCGTACTTCTCCCCTCGCGTTGGCTTCAACTATGATGTCAATGGTGACCAGACGCTGCAGCTTCGCGGTGGTGTTGGCGTGTTTACGGGCCGTGTACCGTTTGTATGGCCTGGTAGCATGTTCCTCAACAACGGTACCAACTCGGGCTACATCTTCAACTTTGGAGGCACACTGCCTTCAGGTGATGCTGTACCGTTCATCGCAGATCCTCAGCAGCAGTTGACTGGTGCTGACTTCGGACAGAGTGACATCCCGAGCGGACGCCTCGAAATCTTCGAAGAAGGATTCCGTTATCCACAAGTACTGCGTACAAGCCTCGCGCTCGACCGCGACTTTGGCAACGGCCTCATCGGTACGCTTGAAGGGCAGTTTACCAAAACGTTGAGCAACATCCTCGTGACCAACGTCAACCTGAATCCTAGCGCCGTTGCTGTGACTTCAGGTGTTGGCAGCCGGCCGTTTTACAATGGCGACATTGTAATTGACCCACGCTATAGCGCCGTTCACCGGGTTGGCAATACAAGCGAAGGCCATAGCTTTGACATCACGGCTTCACTTTCCAAAGCGTTCAGGGAAGCGCTGGGTCGCGACAGTGACCTGATCCTCTCAGGTTCCTACACCTTCGGTGACGCGTTTGCAGTCAACGACGGCACCTCTTCTCAGATCAACACCCTGTGGCGTTCTGTAGAGGTTGCTGACAACCTGCCAAACGAATTGTCGCTCACCCGTTCAGACTTCTCGATTGGTCACCGCCTCCTGGCGTCTGTAACCGTTCGGAAAGAATTCCTGAACAACCTCGGTACAACCGTATCGCTGTTCTACACAGGCCAGAGCGGTCGTCCATTCAACTACACAATCGACAACAGCGATGCACTGGTTAACGCACCAGGCTATCGCGACTTCGGCCTGCTGTTTGTACCAAACAGTGCCAGCGATTTTGTATGGGAAGGTGACGCAGCCGCATCAGCAGCAGCCCTCGATGCCTTCATCGAAAGCAGCGACTACCTGAGCGATCGCCGTGGCGACTTTGCACAGCGTAACGGCAGCCGGCTTCCTTTCGAGAACATCTTCGACTTCAAGTTCTCTCAGGAGCTGTTTGCCAACCTGGGCAGCCGCCGCACGAAGCTCGAGTTCACCCTCGATATCTTCAACATTGGCAACATGCTCAACAAAGACTGGGGCCTCCGCTACGACAAGTTCACCAGCTCAAGCAACGGTGGTTTTGAACTCGTGGAATTCCGTGGTTTTGTTGACGCTGCCAACAACGACTTCACCCCGATCTATCGCCTTGAATTCAACCCGGAAAGAACACCTACCGAGGATGACTTCTTCAAAGATCAGATCAAAGACTCCGGCAGCTACAGCTCGCGCTGGTTCATGCAAATGGGCTTCCGCTACACGTTCTAG
- a CDS encoding DinB family protein — protein sequence MPNPESTAYPPFYKRYVEKVPDVKFPNQLKVQSDETIALYKSLSAAQGDYAYAPGKWTLKEVLGHLIDTERVFVYRALSMARGDQQSLPGMDQDLYMANVNFAGRTIESLIEEYDSVRQGTIHFFKHLSEDELARTGTANNGLFTVHALMYIISGHELHHIAVIRERYL from the coding sequence ATGCCAAACCCTGAGTCTACAGCATACCCGCCTTTCTACAAACGATACGTAGAAAAGGTACCTGATGTCAAATTCCCCAACCAACTGAAGGTTCAATCTGATGAAACCATCGCGCTTTACAAAAGCCTTTCAGCGGCCCAGGGTGACTATGCGTACGCACCAGGAAAATGGACGCTAAAAGAGGTGTTAGGGCATTTAATTGACACAGAACGTGTCTTTGTGTACCGTGCCCTTAGCATGGCAAGAGGTGATCAGCAATCATTGCCTGGCATGGACCAGGACTTGTATATGGCGAATGTTAATTTTGCCGGCCGTACTATAGAATCGCTTATTGAAGAATATGATTCCGTTAGACAAGGGACGATTCACTTTTTCAAACATTTATCTGAAGATGAATTGGCACGCACCGGTACCGCAAACAATGGCCTATTCACCGTACACGCGTTGATGTATATCATTTCGGGACACGAATTACACCACATCGCTGTAATCAGGGAGCGTTATTTGTAA
- the nqrC gene encoding NADH:ubiquinone reductase (Na(+)-transporting) subunit C — translation MHSNRYTFLYAMGFTALVALVLAVAATSLYPLQKINEDQAKRKAILQSVMEVNEETLEADYSNFITEVVVNVDGEEVADAVAFDLDVAKESKKSPEERLLPLFVYKDDSRTNFIIPIQGTGLWGPISAFVALEDDVTTIYGVVFDHEKETPGLGAEIKTDRFQDQYKGKKIYDISGTFATIAVLKGSGNDVESEPHIVDGISGSTMTTNGVTTMFGEELQNYSPYFNKIKS, via the coding sequence GTGCACTCAAATAGATATACATTCCTTTACGCTATGGGCTTTACGGCGCTCGTCGCGCTCGTACTGGCTGTTGCGGCAACCAGTTTGTACCCGTTACAAAAGATCAATGAAGACCAGGCCAAGCGCAAAGCAATTTTGCAGAGCGTCATGGAGGTAAATGAAGAAACCCTGGAAGCGGACTATAGCAATTTCATCACAGAAGTTGTTGTAAACGTGGATGGTGAAGAAGTAGCTGATGCGGTTGCATTTGATTTAGATGTAGCGAAAGAATCAAAGAAAAGCCCTGAAGAACGTCTGCTTCCCCTGTTCGTGTATAAAGACGACTCACGCACCAACTTCATCATCCCGATTCAGGGCACCGGCCTCTGGGGGCCAATCAGTGCTTTTGTGGCGCTGGAAGATGACGTAACTACGATCTACGGTGTCGTCTTTGATCATGAAAAAGAAACGCCAGGCCTGGGTGCTGAAATCAAAACCGACCGATTTCAGGATCAGTATAAAGGCAAAAAAATTTATGATATCTCCGGCACTTTTGCTACAATTGCCGTGCTGAAAGGCAGCGGTAATGACGTAGAAAGTGAGCCCCACATCGTAGATGGCATTTCCGGCTCCACGATGACAACCAATGGTGTAACAACCATGTTCGGCGAGGAACTGCAAAACTACTCCCCATACTTCAACAAAATTAAATCATAG
- the nqrE gene encoding NADH:ubiquinone reductase (Na(+)-transporting) subunit E — protein MELVNLFIKSAFIENMILAYFLGMCSYLAVSKTVKTAFGLGLAVIFVLAITAPINWIVNTFVLKEGALAALSPSLANVDLTFLQFIVFIAVIASMVQLVEIVVERYFPALYTSLGIFLPLITVNCAILGGSLFIMERDYAFDEAVVFGIGSGFGFFLAIVAIASIREKLRYSHIPPALRGLGLAFIITGLMGVAFMSFAGIQL, from the coding sequence ATGGAACTGGTTAACTTATTTATAAAATCCGCTTTCATTGAGAACATGATCCTGGCGTATTTCCTGGGTATGTGTTCTTACCTCGCGGTCTCCAAAACGGTCAAGACGGCATTCGGTCTCGGGCTTGCAGTAATTTTTGTACTCGCGATCACTGCACCAATCAACTGGATCGTCAACACGTTCGTTTTGAAAGAAGGTGCCCTCGCAGCCCTGTCGCCAAGCCTCGCCAATGTAGACCTGACCTTCCTGCAGTTCATCGTTTTTATCGCGGTAATTGCATCAATGGTACAGCTCGTAGAAATCGTAGTAGAGCGGTATTTCCCGGCGCTCTATACCTCCCTTGGCATTTTCCTACCGCTGATCACGGTGAACTGCGCCATCCTTGGTGGCTCGCTCTTCATCATGGAGCGCGACTACGCATTCGATGAGGCTGTTGTCTTTGGTATTGGCTCTGGTTTCGGTTTTTTCCTCGCCATTGTTGCCATTGCATCTATTCGTGAAAAACTGCGTTACTCCCATATCCCCCCTGCATTGAGAGGACTGGGTCTCGCGTTTATCATTACCGGACTCATGGGTGTTGCCTTCATGAGTTTTGCCGGTATCCAATTATAA
- the nqrF gene encoding NADH:ubiquinone reductase (Na(+)-transporting) subunit F — translation MVPVLLASIGAFVALTLILVGLLVLAKEKLMPSGDVKIIVNGDEENPLVVKPGDTLLTALSEKNIFLPSACGGGGTCAMCRCQVMEGGGDVLPTEMNHLTRKEAGENWRLGCQVKVKQDMEIHVEEEIFGIKKWDCEVIGNDNVATFIKEFVVKLPEGEILDFQSGGYIQIDVPPIEVNFKDMKVQEEYHADWDKFGLWGLKMKNDELAYRAYSMANHPAEGNIVMLNIRIATPPWDRAKNQWMDVNPGLCSSYVFSRNVGDKVTISGPYGEFFIKDTGKEMVYIGGGAGMAPLRSHIFHLFHTLKTDRTVSYWYGGRSLRELFYTDHFRDIEKDFPNFKYHIGLSEPLPEDNWEGPVGFIHQVVLDQYLSKHPEPEEIEYYLCGPPLMLKAVMNMLDELGVPPSNIAFDDFG, via the coding sequence ATGGTACCCGTCCTGCTGGCGAGCATCGGCGCTTTTGTTGCCCTGACACTGATCCTTGTGGGTCTGCTTGTGTTGGCAAAAGAGAAGTTGATGCCTTCTGGCGACGTGAAGATTATCGTCAATGGTGACGAAGAAAACCCGCTTGTTGTGAAGCCAGGTGACACCCTGCTCACGGCACTCTCTGAAAAGAACATCTTTCTCCCCTCTGCCTGTGGTGGCGGGGGTACCTGCGCGATGTGCCGTTGCCAGGTTATGGAAGGTGGTGGTGATGTACTGCCAACTGAAATGAACCACCTTACCCGGAAAGAAGCCGGCGAAAACTGGCGTCTGGGTTGTCAGGTCAAAGTGAAGCAGGACATGGAAATCCACGTCGAAGAAGAAATCTTCGGTATCAAAAAGTGGGATTGCGAAGTCATCGGCAACGACAACGTGGCTACCTTTATCAAGGAGTTTGTTGTTAAGCTGCCTGAAGGCGAAATCCTCGATTTCCAGTCTGGTGGTTACATCCAGATCGACGTCCCCCCTATCGAGGTAAACTTCAAGGACATGAAGGTCCAGGAAGAATACCACGCCGATTGGGACAAATTCGGGCTATGGGGCCTGAAAATGAAAAACGATGAGCTTGCCTACCGTGCCTACTCAATGGCCAACCATCCTGCAGAAGGCAACATCGTTATGCTCAACATCCGTATTGCTACGCCGCCGTGGGATCGCGCGAAAAACCAGTGGATGGATGTGAATCCAGGCCTCTGTTCTTCTTACGTATTCTCGCGTAACGTGGGCGACAAAGTTACGATTTCTGGTCCTTACGGTGAGTTCTTCATCAAGGATACCGGCAAAGAGATGGTCTACATTGGTGGTGGTGCCGGCATGGCTCCGCTCCGGTCGCACATCTTCCACCTGTTCCATACGCTAAAAACAGACCGTACCGTATCGTACTGGTATGGCGGCCGTTCTTTGCGGGAGCTGTTCTATACAGACCATTTCCGGGATATCGAGAAAGATTTTCCGAACTTCAAGTACCACATTGGTCTTTCAGAGCCGCTGCCAGAGGATAATTGGGAAGGCCCAGTCGGTTTTATTCACCAGGTTGTGCTCGACCAGTACCTCAGCAAACACCCTGAGCCCGAAGAGATTGAATACTACCTGTGTGGCCCACCGCTCATGCTCAAAGCTGTTATGAATATGCTCGACGAGCTCGGCGTTCCACCAAGCAACATTGCGTTCGATGACTTCGGTTGA
- a CDS encoding FAD:protein FMN transferase gives MVRFSFLLLLSLVLFTGCTNDTPALPVDSLIQYSGQTMGTTYNITAVASHDVTTAPKKLKLLTDGWLIKVNESLSTYIDTSIISRINASSDTSVWHPVDVHFVTVFERAKAIHTSTAGAFNPALGPLITAWGFGADAPSTLTQQEVDALLRLTDFDAFILKDSTLKKLNPGAQVDFSAIAKGYGVDVVAALLERHNIKSYFVEIGGEVRTKGQHPENRPWRAGIDKPSFEQSEVRELQAAITLGNQALATSGNYRNFYVRDGQKYVHTINPETGYPEESDLLSVSVIGPDCMTADAYATAFMVMGKDKAHQMAEAQADIEAYFITADGKGGFEEATTAGFPEAQSLQDVSRSGTVE, from the coding sequence ATGGTACGCTTCAGCTTCCTCCTTCTCCTTTCGCTGGTCTTGTTTACCGGTTGTACCAACGACACGCCGGCCCTGCCCGTTGACTCCTTGATTCAGTATTCAGGACAAACCATGGGCACCACCTACAACATTACGGCAGTTGCTAGCCACGATGTAACGACAGCGCCTAAAAAACTCAAATTATTGACTGACGGATGGCTCATCAAAGTCAATGAATCCCTTTCAACGTACATTGACACGTCGATCATCTCACGCATCAATGCATCGTCAGATACGAGTGTCTGGCATCCTGTTGATGTGCATTTTGTAACCGTATTCGAGCGCGCAAAAGCAATTCACACCTCAACAGCTGGCGCGTTTAACCCTGCCCTGGGGCCGCTTATTACTGCGTGGGGATTTGGCGCAGACGCCCCTTCCACGCTCACGCAACAGGAAGTTGATGCGCTGTTACGGCTCACAGACTTTGATGCGTTTATTTTGAAAGACAGTACCCTTAAAAAGCTAAACCCGGGCGCACAGGTCGATTTTAGCGCAATCGCCAAAGGCTACGGTGTAGATGTTGTTGCAGCATTACTGGAGCGGCATAACATCAAGAGCTACTTTGTGGAGATAGGCGGCGAAGTGCGTACAAAAGGCCAGCACCCAGAAAACCGACCCTGGCGCGCCGGCATTGACAAACCCTCTTTTGAACAGAGTGAAGTGCGTGAACTGCAAGCTGCTATAACCCTGGGCAACCAGGCGCTTGCTACATCAGGTAACTACAGAAATTTCTACGTCCGCGACGGACAGAAATACGTACACACCATTAACCCGGAAACGGGATATCCGGAAGAAAGTGACCTGCTAAGTGTGTCGGTAATAGGACCAGATTGCATGACAGCCGACGCGTATGCAACAGCGTTTATGGTCATGGGAAAAGATAAAGCGCATCAAATGGCAGAGGCGCAAGCAGACATTGAAGCGTATTTTATTACAGCAGACGGAAAGGGTGGATTTGAAGAGGCCACAACAGCAGGCTTCCCTGAAGCGCAATCATTGCAGGATGTAAGCCGCAGCGGAACAGTAGAATAG
- a CDS encoding FAD-dependent oxidoreductase translates to MSTIIVGDGPAGLSAALFLAKKGMEVTVFGKNETAMHYAMLYNYLGIEEMTGTAFQEISRKQVASFGARLEDKFVESITAGDTFTITTDDKQTHTSKYLIIAEGKGMKLCNNLGLELALSGVQVDRDGRTDIDRLYVIGRGTKLRRSQAIISAGEGASCALDILSAEAGKDVLDYDSVDK, encoded by the coding sequence ATGAGTACCATTATTGTTGGCGACGGGCCAGCCGGCTTGAGTGCAGCCCTTTTTCTTGCGAAGAAAGGCATGGAAGTAACAGTTTTTGGTAAAAATGAAACAGCGATGCATTACGCTATGCTGTACAATTACCTCGGCATCGAAGAAATGACGGGCACGGCGTTTCAGGAAATCAGCCGCAAACAAGTAGCAAGTTTCGGCGCACGTCTGGAAGATAAATTTGTGGAGTCGATTACAGCTGGCGATACGTTTACCATTACTACCGACGACAAACAAACCCATACCAGTAAATACCTGATCATTGCAGAAGGCAAAGGCATGAAACTCTGCAATAACCTGGGCCTTGAATTGGCCCTTTCAGGTGTTCAGGTGGACCGAGACGGACGCACCGATATTGATCGTCTGTATGTGATCGGACGCGGCACCAAGCTGCGCCGCAGTCAGGCCATCATCTCAGCCGGCGAAGGCGCCTCTTGTGCGCTCGACATCCTCTCAGCCGAAGCCGGCAAAGACGTACTCGATTACGATTCGGTGGATAAGTGA
- a CDS encoding NADH:ubiquinone reductase (Na(+)-transporting) subunit D: MSTETVDKTSGAEVLKPEPKEPLFSKKNKRLITDPFNDNNPITVQVLGVCSALAVTTQMKPAFVMTLSVIVVISSANFIISVLRNTIPSRIRMIVQLTVIASLVILVDQVLKAFVYDVSRELSVYIGLIITNCIVMGRLEAFAMGNKPWPSLLDGLGNGIGYGAILLVVAFFRELFGAGTLFGVQVIPQFLYDMGYENNGIMLTSAAAMFIIGLLIWLQRSINSKLVDVS, encoded by the coding sequence ATGAGTACCGAAACCGTTGATAAAACCTCGGGTGCCGAAGTTCTAAAACCAGAACCTAAAGAGCCGTTGTTCTCGAAAAAGAACAAGCGACTCATTACGGACCCGTTCAATGACAACAACCCGATTACGGTCCAGGTGTTGGGGGTATGTTCTGCACTGGCAGTAACCACACAAATGAAGCCGGCGTTTGTAATGACGCTCTCTGTAATTGTGGTTATCTCTAGCGCCAACTTCATCATTTCTGTATTGCGCAACACCATCCCGTCGCGTATCAGGATGATCGTACAGTTGACTGTAATTGCCAGCCTTGTAATTCTGGTTGACCAGGTGCTGAAAGCATTTGTGTACGATGTAAGCCGGGAATTGTCCGTTTACATCGGCCTGATCATCACCAACTGTATCGTGATGGGCCGGCTGGAAGCTTTTGCTATGGGCAACAAACCATGGCCCTCATTGCTTGACGGCCTCGGGAACGGCATTGGCTATGGTGCCATCCTGCTGGTGGTTGCCTTCTTCCGCGAACTGTTTGGCGCCGGCACCTTGTTCGGTGTTCAAGTAATCCCGCAGTTTCTCTACGACATGGGCTATGAAAACAATGGCATCATGCTCACGTCAGCAGCAGCGATGTTCATCATCGGCCTGTTGATCTGGCTGCAACGCTCCATCAACAGCAAACTTGTTGATGTATCCTAA
- a CDS encoding NADH:ubiquinone reductase (Na(+)-transporting) subunit B produces the protein MKLFENILGGLKPHFEEGGKLNKLYYAYDAFETFLFVPGHATGKGEAHIKDGIDLKRTMFTVVVAMIPCLLFGIWNVGHQHFLAMGEFAGLGEGFVDKIMYGALKVLPIVIVSYGVGLGVEFAFAVSRQHSVNEGFLVTGMLIPLVMPPTVPLWMVALATIFAVVVGKEAFGGTGMNILNVALTARVFIFFAYPTYISGDKVWIAGDSSLFVDGFSGATPLAVAFQNGIAGLDAMQHVSYSLSNITLGFIPGSIGETSIIAIAIGALILLATGIGSWRIMLSMLIGGFVTASVLAIADINPFPDVPAHYHLVMGSMLFAMVFMATDPVTASQTIRGKWVYGFFIGVFGMIIRVLNPAYPEGWMLAILFMNVFAPTIDHLVVQSNIKRRLSRALK, from the coding sequence ATGAAACTATTTGAAAATATACTGGGCGGTTTAAAGCCCCATTTTGAGGAAGGCGGCAAGCTGAATAAGCTGTACTACGCGTATGATGCTTTTGAGACCTTCCTCTTTGTGCCGGGTCATGCAACCGGTAAAGGAGAAGCACACATTAAAGACGGCATTGATCTGAAGCGCACCATGTTTACCGTGGTTGTTGCGATGATTCCATGCCTGCTCTTTGGTATCTGGAATGTCGGCCACCAGCATTTCCTCGCCATGGGTGAGTTTGCTGGACTCGGCGAAGGCTTCGTCGATAAAATCATGTATGGCGCGCTTAAAGTGCTCCCTATTGTGATCGTATCCTACGGCGTCGGCCTTGGTGTTGAGTTTGCTTTTGCCGTCTCGCGACAGCATTCGGTGAATGAAGGCTTCCTGGTGACCGGGATGCTGATTCCGCTGGTGATGCCGCCAACTGTTCCGCTTTGGATGGTCGCGCTGGCAACCATTTTTGCGGTAGTTGTTGGTAAAGAGGCTTTTGGCGGTACAGGCATGAACATTTTGAATGTTGCGCTTACCGCACGTGTGTTCATTTTCTTTGCCTATCCAACGTATATCTCAGGCGACAAAGTCTGGATCGCCGGCGACTCCAGTCTCTTCGTAGATGGGTTCTCAGGCGCTACACCACTGGCTGTAGCTTTCCAAAACGGCATTGCCGGCCTGGATGCCATGCAACACGTCTCGTACAGCCTGTCCAATATCACGCTAGGCTTTATCCCGGGCTCAATTGGTGAGACGTCAATTATTGCGATCGCTATTGGTGCCCTGATCCTGCTTGCAACCGGTATTGGCAGTTGGCGCATTATGCTGAGCATGCTCATCGGCGGCTTCGTTACTGCATCTGTGCTTGCCATTGCAGACATTAATCCTTTCCCGGATGTACCTGCGCATTACCACCTCGTGATGGGCAGCATGCTGTTCGCTATGGTATTTATGGCCACCGACCCGGTCACCGCCTCACAAACCATTCGAGGCAAATGGGTCTATGGATTTTTTATTGGTGTCTTTGGCATGATTATCCGCGTCCTCAACCCGGCATATCCGGAAGGCTGGATGCTTGCAATCTTGTTCATGAACGTTTTTGCCCCAACCATTGACCACCTTGTTGTACAGTCGAACATTAAACGGAGGCTGAGCCGTGCACTCAAATAG